The Arcobacter porcinus sequence ACTTATCCAGATGTATCATTAGCAGAAGCTCGTTCTTTAAGAGAGAAGGCAAAGGAACTTTTAAAACAAAACATAAATCCTATTTTAGAAAAAAAATCTTCAATTAGCACTGATGATATTAATTCATTTAAAAACATATCTGAAAAATGGCTTCTAAGGATGAAAAATGAGTGGGTAGATAGTACTTATGTAAAAGTTATTAATGTACTTGAAAATCATGCCTACCCATATATAGGAAATAAATCTATAAAAGATATTACGAGAACAGATATTTTAAATATTATTGACAAGATGAATAAAAAAAATTTATTTGGAAGTGCAGAAAAGCTGATCTCTAATTTTAACAGAATTTATAAATTTGCAGTAACTTACAATTATGTTGAACATAATATTGTTGCGGATATAGATAAAAAGAATATTATTATATCTACTAGACACAATCATTATCCAGCTATTATAAAAGAAGAAGATATAAAAGAATTAATAAGTGACATTAATTCTTTTGAAGATTTATTTAAAGCAGATTTTACAACTATAATAGCTTTAAAACTTGCTCCACTTGTAGCATTAAGACCTTACAATTTATGTTCACTGGAATGGAGTGAAATAAATTTTGAAAAAAGCTACTTAGATATATCTGGTAATAAAATGAAAACAAAAAAAGATTTTGTTTTACCATTATCGAAACAAGCTATTGATATTATAAAAGCTATTAAGCCATTTTCATATCACAAAAGTAAATATGTATTCCCCTCGCCTACTTCTAATCTTAAAAATATTAATGATGCAACAATAAATCATGCATTGAAAAAACTTGGTTACAAAGATAGACACTGTACTCATGGATTTAGAAGTACTTTTTCGACAATTTGCCACGAAAAAGTAAAAGAACATGGATTTAGTAGTGATATTATTGAATCTTGCTTAGCCCATGAAGAACAAAATCAAGTTAAAGCTTCATATAACAGAAGCTCTAAAATGAAATATTTTGAAGACAAACAAGAATTAATGCAGTGGTGGGCTGATTGGTTAGAGAATTTGACAAAATAATTTTGAATATTTTTTATAATATTTAATCATTTCTCATAAAACTTATCAACAAACCCAACAATCTTATCCAATACTCTAGTTACTATCGTTTTTCTCTCTAGATATTTTGGAGTTACATTTAATGTTTTAGCAATATCACTTGGAAGTGGTTCTCTTTGTTCATAAATATAAGTATCAACTACTTTTTTTAGTTCATCTTTATTTAGATTTTCTTCATTTGCAATTTGTTCAAATGCTTTTATTTTTTCTTCATCCCAGAATTTTACAAACTCATCTTCAATATTTTCACTATTATCTATTTTTACTAAATTTTCATTGATGAATTTTTCTATTAATTCTCTTTTACTTCTTAGTTGCGGATTATTATTTAGTAAGTTTGAAATCTCTTCTTTTTGTTTAGCTTTTTGCTCTTCATTTTCGCTTTCTTTAAATAAACCAAGAAGCTTTAAAATATATGTAACATTTATCTCATCTTTATGAATTAGCTCTAGTTCAAAGTCTACATCTTCTAAAATAGATACTTTTTCTTTATTTGGATTAACACTTGGTTTTAAATCAAGATATTTACTCATATAATCTTCAAACTCTTGCTCTAGTATCTTTAAATCATCCCATTTAAAATCACTAAAACCACCTAAAATATTCTTTACTCTTAATAACTCTCTAAATGCTTTTATAAATTCTAGTTTCTCTTCTTCGCTATACAAATCACTAACACTTGAAACTGTTGGAACAATTAGTTTTAAAGCATCATATTTCTCATTGAAAGTTTCTACATAACTCTCATATGGTTGCATTATAATTATCTCTTTTGCATCTTTGTTTGAGAAAAGTGCAATTGCATCATCAGTTGCTTGTTTTAAATTTCTAAAACAAACTATATTACCTTGAGATTTTAATTCATTTAATATTCTATTTGTTCTACTAAATGCTTGTATTAATCCATGATATTTTAAATTTTTATCAACATAAAGAGTATTTAGAGTTTTACTATCAAATCCAGTTAAAAACATATTTACAACAAGTAAAATATCTATCTCTCTTTGTTTAACTCTTTTTGAAATATCGTTGTAGTAGTTATAAAAACTTTGAGAATCTTTTGTGGAGTATTTACATCCAAAGATTTTATTATAATCATCAATAAACTCATCTAGTTTTTCTCTAGAGTGTTTATTTATATGCTCTTCATCAACATATGCACCATCAGCTTCTTCTAAATCAACTATTCCTGTTGCATCTTTATCATCTTCATTTGCACTATATGAAAAGATTGTTGCGATTTTTAAATTATGGTTTTTGCTTTTAAATTGTTCATAATATTTTATAAGCATCTCAACTGAACTTACACACATCATAGCTGTAAACTCTTTTGAGTGAGTTTTTCTATCATGATTAGCAATTATATAATCAACAATCTTTTCAATTCTATCACTACTTTCAAGAAGCTCTTTTTTATCAATATCTTCAACTGCAATATCAATATTTGTTACACTATTCTCTTTTTGTTTATACTTTCCAATATACTCAACAG is a genomic window containing:
- a CDS encoding type I restriction endonuclease subunit R, with the protein product MNTQSEALLEENLLKQLQSLGYERVVIKDDKELEDNLKIQLEKHNKTTISDSEFKRVLNHLNKGNVFEKAKILRDKFVLLCDDGTSKYIEFLDSEHWCQNLFQVTSQVSVEGKYKNRYDVTILINGLPLCQIELKRSGLELKEAFNQTLRYKRHSYSSNNALFNYIQLFVISNNVNTKYYSNNKLESMNFKQTFYWSDKNNKRIDSLKEFTTNFLEKCHLSKMICKYIVLAQASKSLMVLRPYQFWAVEAIIERVRDTNKNGYIWHTTGSGKTLTSFKTAQILMKLPKVEKVVFVVDRKDLDYQTTKEFNSFSDGSVDGTDNTKTLVKQFADDTKLIVTTIQKLNTAISKKQYLEQMSMVKDKNIVFIFDECHRSQFGETHLAITKFFTNNQMIGFTGTPIFAQNATGNALGKRTTKELFDECLHKYVITDAISDENVLKFSVEYIGKYKQKENSVTNIDIAVEDIDKKELLESSDRIEKIVDYIIANHDRKTHSKEFTAMMCVSSVEMLIKYYEQFKSKNHNLKIATIFSYSANEDDKDATGIVDLEEADGAYVDEEHINKHSREKLDEFIDDYNKIFGCKYSTKDSQSFYNYYNDISKRVKQREIDILLVVNMFLTGFDSKTLNTLYVDKNLKYHGLIQAFSRTNRILNELKSQGNIVCFRNLKQATDDAIALFSNKDAKEIIIMQPYESYVETFNEKYDALKLIVPTVSSVSDLYSEEEKLEFIKAFRELLRVKNILGGFSDFKWDDLKILEQEFEDYMSKYLDLKPSVNPNKEKVSILEDVDFELELIHKDEINVTYILKLLGLFKESENEEQKAKQKEEISNLLNNNPQLRSKRELIEKFINENLVKIDNSENIEDEFVKFWDEEKIKAFEQIANEENLNKDELKKVVDTYIYEQREPLPSDIAKTLNVTPKYLERKTIVTRVLDKIVGFVDKFYEK
- a CDS encoding tyrosine-type recombinase/integrase, whose translation is MPKIVKPLTDKEIKNAKYTSKEEFALKKQEFEKNKKLENSNSTEEPKLNNKLSDGKGLYLLIKENGTKVFQFDFTYENKRKTMSFGTYPDVSLAEARSLREKAKELLKQNINPILEKKSSISTDDINSFKNISEKWLLRMKNEWVDSTYVKVINVLENHAYPYIGNKSIKDITRTDILNIIDKMNKKNLFGSAEKLISNFNRIYKFAVTYNYVEHNIVADIDKKNIIISTRHNHYPAIIKEEDIKELISDINSFEDLFKADFTTIIALKLAPLVALRPYNLCSLEWSEINFEKSYLDISGNKMKTKKDFVLPLSKQAIDIIKAIKPFSYHKSKYVFPSPTSNLKNINDATINHALKKLGYKDRHCTHGFRSTFSTICHEKVKEHGFSSDIIESCLAHEEQNQVKASYNRSSKMKYFEDKQELMQWWADWLENLTK